The genomic segment GAGCCGGTGAACAGGACACCCTGGACGCGCGGATCCGACACCAGCTGGGCGCCCACCACCGAGCCCTGTCCGGGAAGGAGCTGGATCGCATGGCAGGGGACACCCGCGTCCCACAGCGCTCGAACCGCTTGCGCCGCGACCAGCGGTGTCTGTTCCGCCGGCTTGGCGAGCACCACGTTGCCGGCTGCGAGTGCGGCGGAGATCTGTCCCACGAAGATGGCCAGCGGGAAGTTCCACGGGGAGATGCAGACGACCGGACCCAAGGGAACGTGCGTCTCGTTCTGGAAGTGCTCTCGTACCTCACGTGCGTAGTAGCGCAGGAAGTCCACGGCTTCGCGGACCTCGGCCACTGCATTGGACGCGGTCTTGCCGGCCTCGCGGATGAGCAGGCTCATCAGGCGCTGCATGTCGCCTTCGAGGCGGTCCGCCGCCGTTTCGAGCAGCCGCGCGCGCTGCGCCGGAGGTGTCGCCGCCCATGACGCTGCGCCTTCCACCGCTCGCGCCAGGGCGCGGTCGACCTGGTCCGGCGTCGCTTCCCGGACGTAGCCCACCTCGTCCGCGCGTTCGGCGGGATTCAGCACCGGGTCGAGCGCCATCTGCGGCGTGTCCTCGGCCAGCATCGGCTGCGCGATCCAGCGCTCCGAGGCCGCGGCGTTGAAGGTCGCTGCCAGCTCGCGCAGCTGCGCCTCGCTGGCCAGGTCGACGCCGCGCGAGTTGCGGCGCAAATCGCCATAGAGATCGCGCGGCAGCGGGATCGCCGGATGCGGCAGTCCGAGCGCGCCTTCCTTGTCCGCGAACTCGTGGATGACGCTCACCGGGTCACGCACGAGCTTCTCGATCGACAGCGTCTGGTCCGCGATCTGGTTCACGAAGCTCGTGTTCGCGCCGTTTTCCAGCAGCCTGCGCACCAGGTAGGCCAGCAGGGTTTCGTGCGTTCCGACCGGCGCATAGATGCGGCACGGCCGCCCCAGCTTGCCTTCCGACGGCGCGCCCACCACCTGCTCGTACAGGGGCTCGCCCATGCCGTGAAGGCACTGGAACTCGTACTGGCCCGGCGTGTAGCTGCGCGGGTCCGCCATCTCGTAGATGGCGGCCAGGGTGTGGGCGTTGTGCGTAGCGAACTGCGGGTACACCGCTTCGGGCGCGGCCAGCAGCTTGCGGGCGCAGGCCAGGTACGACGCATCGGTGTAGGGCTTGCGCGTGTAGATCGGGTAGCCGTCCTGTCCATCCAGCTGCGCGCGCTTGATCTCCGAATCCCAGTACGCGCCCTTGACCAGGCGCACCATCAGGCGGCGCTTGCTGCGCCTGGCGAGGTCGACGAGCCAGTCGACCACAAACGGGCATCGCTTCTGGTAGGCCTGCACCACGAAGCCCAGCCCGTGCCAGCCTTGCAACTGAGGCTCGAAGGACAGGCGTTCCAGCAGGTCCAGCGAAAGCTCCAGGCGATCGGCCTCTTCGGCGTCGATGTTCAGGCCGATGTCATGGCGCTTCGCGAGCGCACAGAGTCGCACGAGCACGGGGTACAGCTCGCCCATGACGCGGTCGTACTGCGCGCGCGAGTAACGCGGATGGAGCGCGGAGAGCTTGATCGAGATGCCCGGTCCTTCGTAGATGCCCCGGCCTGCCGAAGCCTTGCCGATCGCGTGGATGGCCGTCTCGTAGTCGCGCAGGTAGCGCTGCGCGTCGTGCGCCGTCAGGGCCGCTTCGCCGAGCATGTCGAATGAGTAGCGGAAGCCCTGCTTCTCGCGTTCCGCCGCGTTGCGCAAGGCCTCCTCGATGGTCTCGCCGGTGACGAACTGCTCGCCCATCATGCGCATGGCCATGTCCACGCCCTTGCGGATGAGCGGCTCGCCGCCAAGGTTGACCAGGCGGCCGATCGCCGCGGACAGCCCCGACTCGCTGTGCGTGGACACGAGCTTGCCCGTGATCAGCAGCCCCCACGTGGCCGCGTTCACGAAGAGGGACGGGCTCTTGCCGAGGTGGGTCTGCCATTGGCCTTGCGAAATCTTGTCGCGGATCAGGGCGTCGCGGGTGTCGGCATCGGGGATGCGCAGCAATGCTTCGGCCAGGCACATCAGGGCGATGCCTTCCTGCGAGGACAGCGCGTACTCCTGCAGCAGGTTCTGGACGATGCCGGCCCGGCCCGATCCGTTCCTGCGGCTTCGCAGCGTGCCGGCGACGCGCATCGCCAAGGCTTGCGCCCGGGTGGCGGTTTCGACGGGCAGCCGGGCGCCTTCGATGACGTTGCGGACGGCCTGCTGTTCGGGGATTCGGGAGGCGGCCGTGATGGCCTGGCGCAGCCGCGGTGAGGCGAGCTCAGCGGGCTCGAAGAACTGCTGGAAGACGCGGGCGGAAGGCGGGTTCATTGCATTCGGGCTTCAACGTGACATCCTCGATGATCCGGTTTATCGCTAGCATCTTGCTTCGATTTCAACGTTTCCAGCCGAAGGATCCACTACGCATGCCGGGCATCGAGGACCTCGACCGCATCGACCGCCGCATCCTGCAGCAGCTGCAGGACGACGGCCGAATCTCCAACCTGAAGCTGGCAGAGGCCGTGTCGCTGTCGCCCACCGCGGTGCTCGCGCGGGTGCAGCGATTGACCCGCGACGGCTACATCGAAGGCTACGAGGCGCGCCTCAATCCCCGCCTGCTCGGCGTCGGCATGCTCGTGTTCGTCGAGGTGCTGCTGGACCGCACCACGCCGGGCGTGTTCGAGCAGTTCCGGGCCGCGGTGCAGGTGCAGCCCGAGATCCTGGAGTGCTTCATGGTGGCGGGCGGCTTCGATTACCTGATCAAGACGCGGGTCGCGGACATGAACGCCTACCGCGAGTTCGCCGGCAAGGTGCTCTGGCAATTGCCCGGCGTGCGCGAGACCAGAACCTATGCGGTGATGGAAGAGGTCAAGAACACGAGCAAGCTGCACATCGCGTGAGCACCCGGCCGTCGCCGGCGCGCATACCATCGAACCGCTTTGCCGCTCCAAGGAGGACCCTGATGGCCGACCCAGTCGAATCCCTCGTCACCGATCTGGTGGAGTCCATCGCCCACGCGCCGCGTCCCTACGAAGATGTCATCGAAGCCTGGGGGACCCACTGCCCCAGGCTGCCCGTGTGGGAGGAAGCCCTCGGCCGCGGCCTGATCCGGTGCACGCCGGATCGGATGGTGGAGATCACCGAAGCGGGCCGGGTGCTTCTGCGAAACCACGACGCCTGATCGGCTTCAGTTCCACCCCGGGCTGCCGGATTCGTACAGGAAAGGCTGGATGCCGGCACGCTCGCCCGCGGCTGTCAGGAGGCAGACGCTCAGGTGAAGCTGGCAGACGCACTCGGACTGGGCGATGTTGACGGCCCGGCGGATTGCGTCCACCGAGAGATCGGCTGTGATGCTTGAGCGGGTTTCGGCTTTCGGGTCCATGAGCGCAACTCCTCGTTGCAAGCAAGTGTTGGCGACCCCGGTATCGCCCGTTGCGCAACGCGTCGCGCCCGCGTTGCGGTGTTGTTTGGGCGTGTTTCCGTCCTGTGGCCGGCCGGTAACGCCGGAGAGTTCGAAGAGCTCGGTGATTTCGAACGTTGAGCAGCAGCTCGTCCGCTTTTTCAAGTCATCCTGATGCGATCGCCCCTGTGGGAGCCGACGCAAACGCGCTGCACAGGCATAGACTGGTCAGCCATGAAGAACGGTGCGAAGAAGCCTGCGACGTGGCGGATGCGACGGCTGGAGATCGTCGTCAGGGTCCTGAGAAAGGCGGGCCTGCGCGTGCAGAGGCTGCGCCGGCCGCGTGAGGACAGGACGGCTGACAGCAGGGGCTTCGTGCTTCACCGCGGGTACCGACTGCCGCCCAAGAGCCTGCGGCGCAGGATGTGCGGAGACGCGTTCCCGATCGACAGCTTCTTCTTCCTGTCAGCCGTCCTGGAGGCGACGAAGTTCTCGGCGAGGCTCGGCTACGCGAAGGGCGCTCGTGTCGTCGACATCGGGTGCGGACTGGGCCGCCTCGCCACCGGGCTGCTCAAGGAGTTCGGGGACGTGCACTACCTCGGGATCGACGCCAATGAGGGTTTCGTGCGTTGGTGCAAGGAAAACATCGAGAAGTATCACCCGACCTTCCGGTTCGTCCATCTCGACATGGCCAACGCGCTCTACAACCCGGGGGGCACGGTGGTTGGAAAAGAGTTGCGGCTGCCGGTGGACGACGCCTCGGCTGACATCGTCTACCTCTGGGGCGTCTTCACGAACATGGTGCCCGAGGACGTCGAGGCCTATATCGGGGAGATCGGAAGGATCCTCCGTCCCCAGGGCCGCTGCTTCCTGACTGCTTTTGTCGAAGACGATGTCCCGGACGTCACGCTCAATCCGACGAACTACGTGCCCTACACATGCGATGAACCTCTTGTCTGCGTCCGGTTCAGCAGGCAATGGCTCTTCTCGACACTCCAGCAGCACGGGTTGCAGGTCCAGGAATTCCGCTACCACGGAACCATCTTCCCGAAGCACAGCGAGATCTACGTGGCCAAGGCGCCGGATTGAGGGATGTGGCCATGGTCCAGACACTGGACGTGGCCGGGGGAGATCAATGCGTTCTTCGCTCGGCCCGGCTCAGCGGACGCTCCGAGTGCGGGGGCGGGGGACGTCCGGGGCCTTCTCGCATGAATCGCCTGGCCGGCGGCAATCTCCGCGCGGTCTCGAAAAGGCGCCGGCGAGTGTCCGGGGTGAGCTCCTCCAGGCGCCAGGAATCCTGGAGCGGGTCCTGTTGGGCGGGAGTTGCGGGCATGTCCGGAACATTGGGACGTGCCGGTCCGTCTCAACATCAGCGGAGATGCTGAGCTCGTGCAGGACCTGTCGTACACGGGATTGCGGCGCCTTCGGACGCCCGCGCCGCGCGAGGGCGCCCCCGTCAATCCCCTCGCGCGGTTCCGCGTCCGGGCTCTAGGGACATGCGAAGTCCCAGAGCACCTGCCACTCCGATGCTTCCCTGAGCTCCTGCGCCGCCTTGTCGATCACCCTGGTCAGGGCCGATGCTTCGTTGTTGAACGGGCCTGCGGCCACCTTGAAGACGGCCGAAGCCGTTTCCCAGACGCATTCGGGTTTGCGGACGCAGATCTTGGCGTACCCGTAGTGCCCTTCATTGCTGGCCACTGTGTACGCGGCCAGGTAGTGGCCATGAACGGGTCCCTCGATGCGCTCCATCGGCCAAGGCTAGCGGCGGGGCCTGGCGTGTTCCATACCCCGTTTGGGGAATGCCCGGTGGCGACAACGGCCGGCGCAGCTTCGCCGAGAATGCCCTCGAGCAAACACCAGCAAGCATGAAGGCAACAGAACGCGACCAACTGCTTCGCGCATTGAAGGCCCGCTTCGAGAAGAACATGCATCGCCACCCCGGCGTCGCATGGTCCGAGGTGCAGGCCAGGCTCGAAAGCAATCCCGATGGCCTGAGGCCGGTTCTTGCGATGGAGGAAACCGGCGGCGAGCCGGACGTGATCGGTCGCAACGAAGCCGGGCAGCTGACGTTCTGCGATTGCTCCGCGGAGAGCCCGGCAGGCCGCAGGAGCCTCTGCTACGACCGGGAAGCGCTGGACTCCCGCAAGGAGAACAAGCCGCAGGGCAGTGCTGTCGAGATGGCGGCCGAAATGGGCATCGAGCTGTTGACGGAAGAACAGTACCGGGCGCTGCAGACGCTGGGCGAGTTCGACGCCAGGACTTCCAGCTGGATCAGCACACCGTCCGATGTCCGTTCACTCGGCGGAGCCCTCTTCTGCGACCGCCGCTATGGCAAGGTCTTCGTCTACCACAACGGCGCGCAGTCGTACTACGCGGCGAGGGGCTTTCGCGGCGCGCTGCGCGTGTGAGCTCGTCGGCGTCCGACGGAGAATGCCGGGATGCCCGGCCGGTTGTACGAAGACTACTTCGACCTGCAGCTGCGTTTCGCCGCGAGATACGCAGGCCTGGCCGCGATTCCCCGGCGCGAGGCCATCTCGCGCTGCACGAACCTGCGCAGGAGGTTCGGCCTGGCGGATGCCTCCGGCGCGCAGACGTGGAGCCGATTTCTCGACACCCTGCCGGACGGGGCGGCGCACGAGGAAGTGCTGGAGCGGACGATGTCCTTTCACGAGCTTCATGCCCGTCCTGCGGAATCGCCGTTCGGTTGCTTCAGCTATGACGCACCCGATGCACAGGGGACATTGCGCATCCATTTCATGCCCGGCGAGCGGCACTGGGCCGACAGCCCTCTCGGTGATGCGCGCTTGCCGCAGCGGCTGTCCGAGTTGCGCGCGCTGTTCGCCGATGTGCGCCGCCGGCACCCGCACGCGCGCCGGGTACGAGGCCTCTCATGGCTCTACAACCTGGCTGGCTACAAGCGGCTGTTTCCACCGGAGTACGTCGCTTCCATCGCGCTCCCGGCGTTTGCCGTCCACTTGAACGGGAGTTCCACGTGGGGCCAGGTGCTGAACCATCGCCAGGAGGTGAAGGGGCGCCTGCGGGACCGCGTGCTCGGCAACCTGGATGCCACGACCATGCATGCGCCGTGGCGCGCGTTCCCGCTGCCGGCGCTGTCCGCGTCGTGCGGCATCAGCCGGTTCCACGAGTCATTCGGCTAGCCGGCTCTCAGCCGACCTTCAGGACGACATTGCCGACGGCGCGCCCGCCCTCGACCATTTCATGCGCGGTGGCAATGTCTGCCAGGGGCAGCCTGGCCGCAACGTTGTGCTTCAGCACGCCTCGCTGGAGCATCCGCGTGAGCGTTGCGACAGCTCTTTCCCGGTCGTGCCGGGCCAGGTTGTAGACGATGAAGAACTTGAGCTGGATGTTGCGCGAGATGAGCGGGAAGAACGGCAGTTCAAGCGTGCTGCTCCCGCTGCCATAGACCACGCACTCGCCACCGGTGCGGACCATCTGCAGGTCCGCCGCCGAATTGGCCGCGAAATCCAGCTCGATGACGCGGTCCACGCCCATGCCCTTCGTAAGGTCCAGGACACGCTCGGCGAGGGGCTCCGACTTGTAGAACACGACCTCGTCCGCGCCGGCTTCGCGTGCCAGGGCCGCCTTCTCGGGCGTGCTGATGCTGGCCAGCACGCGCGCGGCGCCCAGCTGGCCGGCCATCTGGACAGCGTAGTGGCCCACGGCCCCGGCGCCACCGGCGACCAGCACCGTCTTGCCGGCCACCCCGCCGTCCATCAGGACGGCGTGCAATGCCGTGAGCGCCGGGATGCCCAGGCAGGCCCCCGCTTCGCCTTCGACCTGTTCGGGCAGCTCAACGGCCTGCTCGTGCGGCAAGCAGACGAGCTCGCATGCCGTGCCATGCGGCCGTCCCCAGGCGGCATTCCACAGC from the Ramlibacter henchirensis genome contains:
- a CDS encoding class I SAM-dependent methyltransferase, translating into MKNGAKKPATWRMRRLEIVVRVLRKAGLRVQRLRRPREDRTADSRGFVLHRGYRLPPKSLRRRMCGDAFPIDSFFFLSAVLEATKFSARLGYAKGARVVDIGCGLGRLATGLLKEFGDVHYLGIDANEGFVRWCKENIEKYHPTFRFVHLDMANALYNPGGTVVGKELRLPVDDASADIVYLWGVFTNMVPEDVEAYIGEIGRILRPQGRCFLTAFVEDDVPDVTLNPTNYVPYTCDEPLVCVRFSRQWLFSTLQQHGLQVQEFRYHGTIFPKHSEIYVAKAPD
- a CDS encoding Lrp/AsnC ligand binding domain-containing protein, with product MPGIEDLDRIDRRILQQLQDDGRISNLKLAEAVSLSPTAVLARVQRLTRDGYIEGYEARLNPRLLGVGMLVFVEVLLDRTTPGVFEQFRAAVQVQPEILECFMVAGGFDYLIKTRVADMNAYREFAGKVLWQLPGVRETRTYAVMEEVKNTSKLHIA
- a CDS encoding NADPH:quinone reductase; this encodes MKAAFYESLGAARDVLQVAELPDPQPAAGEVRVRLAWSGVNPSDVKSRMGLRSKQMPFPRVIPHSDGSGVIDAVGAGVPKERLGQRVWLWNAAWGRPHGTACELVCLPHEQAVELPEQVEGEAGACLGIPALTALHAVLMDGGVAGKTVLVAGGAGAVGHYAVQMAGQLGAARVLASISTPEKAALAREAGADEVVFYKSEPLAERVLDLTKGMGVDRVIELDFAANSAADLQMVRTGGECVVYGSGSSTLELPFFPLISRNIQLKFFIVYNLARHDRERAVATLTRMLQRGVLKHNVAARLPLADIATAHEMVEGGRAVGNVVLKVG
- a CDS encoding DUF4256 domain-containing protein, which translates into the protein MPGGDNGRRSFAENALEQTPASMKATERDQLLRALKARFEKNMHRHPGVAWSEVQARLESNPDGLRPVLAMEETGGEPDVIGRNEAGQLTFCDCSAESPAGRRSLCYDREALDSRKENKPQGSAVEMAAEMGIELLTEEQYRALQTLGEFDARTSSWISTPSDVRSLGGALFCDRRYGKVFVYHNGAQSYYAARGFRGALRV
- the putA gene encoding trifunctional transcriptional regulator/proline dehydrogenase/L-glutamate gamma-semialdehyde dehydrogenase yields the protein MNPPSARVFQQFFEPAELASPRLRQAITAASRIPEQQAVRNVIEGARLPVETATRAQALAMRVAGTLRSRRNGSGRAGIVQNLLQEYALSSQEGIALMCLAEALLRIPDADTRDALIRDKISQGQWQTHLGKSPSLFVNAATWGLLITGKLVSTHSESGLSAAIGRLVNLGGEPLIRKGVDMAMRMMGEQFVTGETIEEALRNAAEREKQGFRYSFDMLGEAALTAHDAQRYLRDYETAIHAIGKASAGRGIYEGPGISIKLSALHPRYSRAQYDRVMGELYPVLVRLCALAKRHDIGLNIDAEEADRLELSLDLLERLSFEPQLQGWHGLGFVVQAYQKRCPFVVDWLVDLARRSKRRLMVRLVKGAYWDSEIKRAQLDGQDGYPIYTRKPYTDASYLACARKLLAAPEAVYPQFATHNAHTLAAIYEMADPRSYTPGQYEFQCLHGMGEPLYEQVVGAPSEGKLGRPCRIYAPVGTHETLLAYLVRRLLENGANTSFVNQIADQTLSIEKLVRDPVSVIHEFADKEGALGLPHPAIPLPRDLYGDLRRNSRGVDLASEAQLRELAATFNAAASERWIAQPMLAEDTPQMALDPVLNPAERADEVGYVREATPDQVDRALARAVEGAASWAATPPAQRARLLETAADRLEGDMQRLMSLLIREAGKTASNAVAEVREAVDFLRYYAREVREHFQNETHVPLGPVVCISPWNFPLAIFVGQISAALAAGNVVLAKPAEQTPLVAAQAVRALWDAGVPCHAIQLLPGQGSVVGAQLVSDPRVQGVLFTGSTEVARILQRSVAGRLNSSGRAIPLIAETGGQNAMIVDSSALAEQVVADVLTSAFDSAGQRCSALRVLCVQEDAADRIQDMLLGAMAQLRVGNPARLATDVGPVIDEEARTNIERHIEEMRARGRRVHQVAGHSEHPLYTGTYVLPTLVEIDSISELKREVFGPVLHFVRYPREELDGLLAQINGTGYGLTMGLHTRIDETIGRVVDAAHAGNVYVNRNMVGAVVGVQPFGGEGLSGTGPKPGGPLYLYRLLAKRPDDVLARALDPCLAAKDRNARTASPALRSLTEWAGPRHPDLAAACRRFAALARTNESIELPGPTGERNVYTVAPRSSVLCLAGMDADRLVQLAAVLAVGARAIWPSTSQELLQRLPAEVQGQVVLARDWTAPGIAFDSVLLHGTPEELASVQQQLAKREGPVVSVERLEPGEVSVPLERLVIERALSINTAAAGGNASLMTIG